The following nucleotide sequence is from Paenibacillus andongensis.
GTTTTCGGCAATCTCTTTCATCGTCAACTCCGTATAAAGTAATTGCTTCTTCGCATGCTCGTTACGTACATCACTCAAATAGCTCTTGGGACTTTTGCCCATATGACGTTGAAAGAGGCTGCGAAGATAGGATACTGAAATTTGGTATCGATCCGCTAGTTCATTTAGTCGGATATCCTCTCTATAATTCCTCTCCAACTCATCTTTCACTTTGATATAAATGTTCGAGGTTGAAGTTTTACTTAGAAGTCCTGAGCTAGTTTGCTTATGCGATTTATATAAAAGCTCATACAAGATTGATTTGGTCAGAAGCTCACTGTCAAGCTGTCCCGGAACCCATCCCTCTGCTAACGCTTTGAATAAGTTATCATATTCATTTGCCATACTGTCCTCATATTTCGACATAAAGGGTAAATCTAACTGAGTAAGATCATTTGCCTCATACGCTCCGTGAGATTTCATAGAAAAGGAAATGAGCGACACCAATACCATAATAATTCGCAGTGGATCGTTTCGATCACCTTCCATGCTCATCTCTAAACCAGGTTTTAAATAGAACAGCATGCCCGGTTCAACAGAGATTTCTTCTTCCGTTTGGAATGTCCCTTTCCCTTCAAGAATCCAATAAAAGCTATGAACGCTAGTGTTATTCCGAATATCACGCCATACAGGAGGGGTCTTCTTATCGTTGATCCAATGAATCTGGATTGCGATACTACTTAGCTTATCTTCCATTTAGGCTCCTTATGTCCCATGAAATGATGATAGATTTAGCATATGATGCAAAGGCGTTTTTGACAAGTTTAAAATGCTTTATTGCCATGTTTATACGTCTGAATAGATGTTAAACTGAAGGTGAATTTGACAATGAATCATTAACCGGAGGTGACATATATGGGGCGGAATCAGACCAATCATAAAGAGCTGGATTATATGCCGTGGATCATAAAAACCGAAGAAGAGAAGAAAGAACAAGAACAATTACAGCAACGATTAGCAGGGGAATTCTCCTGCAGCTTCGGTACAGACTGCTTCGTTTCTCCACAGGCTATCTTTTTCCCAGATGAATTCCAAATGGGAGACCGTAGTTATATAGCTGGAGGAGCTATAATTCGCAATACGACCCTTGTCATGGGAGCAGATTGCTCCATTAACGCTTATGCGGTTGTAACAGGAAAGGTCTCCATGGGTGATGGTGTAAGAATGGCATCGCATGCAAGCATTTATGGATTTAATCATGGTTACGAATCCATTGACCAACCTATTTTTAAGCAACCCTGTACGTCCAAAGGAATTCATATTGGTGATGATGTTTGGATAGGAGCCAATGTGGTTATTCTCGACGGGGTACGAATTGGATCGCATGCAATCATTGCTGCTGGAGCTATCGTGACAAAGGATGTTCCCGAATATAGTATCGTCGGGGGAAATCCAGCTAGGGTCATTCGCAGCAGGCTTAACCAAGAATCATCTTCGACTACTAATAAATATTCACTTGAGCACAGATTACAAGACTTTGGCAGTAAAGTGAAAGAACAACTTGATCCCTTACTTCGTCATTACGTCGTTTCTACATCCAATGAAACATTTTTTCAGGACCGTCCAGGATTCAAAAGAACCGTCAGAGCCTATTGTGACGCTGTTGAAATCGCAGCTATGTTTAACACACTACCACCTGTTTGGACGAAAGAGGAGCTAATCTTAAAATTGCAAGGTTTTCAGGATCCTGCTACTGGACTACTACCAGACCTTTGGTCACCTCCAGATGCTGATCTGTATGAACCGAATCTACTCTCAGACCACCTCGCTCGCTACCATTTGCTAGCTGTGGGATATGCGCTCGAGGTGCTTGGCGCAAGTCTACTTCATCCCATTCATGTCGTTGAAAAGTTGAGTACAGAACAATTATTTGCACGGTTGGAATCTTTACCATGGGACAAAAATGCTTGGGGTTCCGGCGATTGGATCGATTGTTATGCGACTGGTTTGTACCTTAATCAGAAACATTTTGAATCAAAAAAACGGCCTGATGATCTGTTTGGATGGCTGCAGACGCATGTTAATCGATACTCCGGTTTATGGGGATCCCCGACAGATGAAGAGGCCTGGCTGCAACCGGTTAACGGCTTCTATCGTTTAACTCGCGCCACCTATGCCCAGTTCGATATCCCTTTGCCCTACCCGGATAAGACCATAGACACCGTTCTAGCACATAGTAGAAATCAACAGTTTTTCCGCTTTGACCATTTGAACGCCTGTAATGTACTTGATGTTATTCACCCACTCTGGCTGTGCCTCAAGCAAACCGATTATCGCAAAGCAGAGATTACTCAATGGGCAATGAGTCATTTGGAGAAGGTACTGGATCACTGGGTTGATGAGCGCGGCTTTAGTTTTCAACTGGTTCAGCAAGAATCAACAGGACTTCAAGGAACAGAAATGTGGCTTAGCATCATTTTTTTACTAGCAGACGTTTGTGGTATCAGCCACCATTTAGGATATCGTCCTAAAGGCGTGCATCGAATAGAAGCGGCTTTACCGCTATAGCTGTACGACCTACAAAAAAAAGGGAAACGGATGCTGTGCATCTGTTTCCCTTTACATTGTGCTGCTATTTCACGCCAAACCTTTTTAAGCAATGAGAAGGAGAAAAGATCTACTCCATAGAACAATTCATACATTGAGTTATATCGGGAGGGGTTACCATATGCTAATTGATCACCAGCTAGAGAATCAAACCTTATTTTCCCAGGCTTTTCAATATGCTCCGATTGGTATGGTTCTCGCAGCAACGAATGGGAGCATACTCAAAGCAAATTCAACGGTCTGCTCGATCATAGGCTTGTCTGAGAAAGAATTACTCCTAAAAACCGTTCAAGAAATGACACATCCCGATGATTGGAACCTTGATCTTGCGTTTAGGCACCAATTAATAGAAGGTATGAGAGAATCTTACCAAATGGAAAAACGCCTAATTAAGCAACATGGCGAGATTGTATGGGTACAAATAACGGTCTCCTTGGTGAAAGATAAAGCAGGAGAACCCCTCTTTTTCATATCCCAGGTTCTCAATATCTCCGATCAAAAAAGGACATTTAACGAACTACAAAAGAAAACCCGCCTATTAATAGAAAGAGAGCAACGCTATCGATCCGTTGTAGAGCATGCTTTTGATTTCATTACCATGCATCACCCTGACGGAACCTACCTCTACGCATCTCCTTCCTGTTATGAAGTTCTTGGGTATACGCCTGAAGAAATGATTGGGAAGTCAGGTTATGAATTCCTTCATCCTGAAGATGTCCAAGTGGGAATTCAGGATCATATGGCTATCCTTCAAACTGACAAGCAATCTAACAAGATCGTTCGTTTACGAAAAAAGGATGGGAGATATATATGGACCGAGTCGACAAGCAGTACCCTTCTAGATTCAGAAACAGGTGAAGTTAAAGAAATTATCATCGTTTCCAGAGATATTACCGAGCGAATCAAAAAAGAGCGTAACTTGCAGGACAACGAGCAGCGATATAAATCCCTTTTCGACTATCATCCGGATTTAATTTATTCGATGGATTTGGAGGGCAACTACACCTCGATAAATCAAACTTTTGAAGAACTGATGGGTTATACGAAACAGGAAATGATAGAGAACCCGATAAACTTTCGATCGGTCGTAGACCCTGCAGATTTTGAAAAGGTAGAGCATCATTTCATGCAAGCTGCAAAAGGTATTGCACAACGATACGAGGCGTCAGGTATCAATAAGAACGGGAGATATACGACTTTCGACGTGACCAATGTCCCGATCTTTGTCAATCGGCAAATCATTGGTGTTTACGGAATCGCTAGTGACATTACATACCGAAAAGAACTATGGAAAAAATTGGAAGATAGTCAGAATTTATACCAACTCATTTCAGAGAATGCGCAGGACATTATTTCGTATGCAACGCCTGATGGCGTAATTCGTTATGTTTCCCCTGCCATTAAGACTTTACTAGGTTATGAGTCTGATGAATACGTGGGCAAAGTCGCAACCGACTTCTGGCACCCGGATGATGTTGCTTCCTTTATCGATAAAAGTATTCTGCAAAAATCAGATGTAGATACTTTTACATGCCGAGTTTGCCATAAACAAGGACACTATGTCTGGTTTGAAACAACAGCAAAAATAATACGAAATGAAAACGGGGAAATTGTTAAAGTCTTAGCTGTGGGAAGAGATATTAGTAAAAGAAAACGTGCGGAGCAAGAACTGAAAGCAGCGAAAGAGCAGCTTGAATCCTTCATTGATCGAAATGTGGATCCAATTCTTATCCTTAATTTAGAAGAAAAAGTAGCAAGAATTAATCATGCCTTTGAAAAAACGTATGGATGGACGGAGTCAGAACTTGTTGGACTCAATCTAGTTGATTTACCTAACATTCCAATTGAAATCAGACCAGAGGCCGTTCATAGTCTAGCTAGAATTAAATCTATTGAGGCCTTCGAAGGGCATGAAACCATTAGAAAAAGAAAAGATGGCATTATTCTTACGGTTATGATATCGAGCTTCACTATGCGGGGTGAGAATGGACATATTAATGGTTGGGCTGTGATCCTTAGGGATATCACTGACAAAAAGCAAGCGGAAGAGCTCTTGATTAGGTCAGAAAAATTATCCATTGCGGGTCAATTAGCGGCAGGAATTGCTCATGAAATTCGCAATCCAATCACGGCAATTAAAGGATTCGTTCAACTCATGAAATCTGGCATTGTCGAGAAAAAAATATATTTGGACATCATGGCCTCCGAAATCGAGCGGATTGAAATGATTCTTAGTGAACTATTAATTCTTGCAAAGCCTCAAATCATTCAAATGGAACGCAAAGACATTCGGATGCTGCTAGCACAAGTCACCCCCCTGCTAGATACGCAAGCCATTATCAGCAATGTTCAAATCATCACGGAGTTTGATCCGGAGATTCCCCCTATTCTGTGTGATGAAAATCAACTGAAACAAGTATGTATTAACTTTATTAAAAATGCGATAGAAGCTATGCCGAAAGGCGGAAATATCGTTATTCAATTAAAAAGTAAAAATGAAAATCCAAATCAACTGTTGCTTCGCTTTATTGATCAAGGGTGTGGGATTCCTGAAAATATTCTTTCTAAGTTAGGAGAACCCTTCTACACAACGAAAGAAAAAGGAACCGGACTAGGCTTCATGGTCAGTAAAAGGATTATAGAAAATCACCATGGTGAGATCGTGGTGTTCAGTGAAGAAAATAAAGGGACCACAATAGAGATAAGTCTTCCTGTTGCGGATTGATGAGACTAGAAAGCACCCGATTGGGTGCTTTTTACATGATATGCTGCATGCCTATTTATTTATATTAAGGGTGCATACCCAGTCAAGCTATGTTAGACATACGTATCTATGTATGAATTACATGATCTCATGGCATGAGTCTATCAGAAAGGGGAAAAGAAATCCCATGCAGCCTGATGATGAGACGAAACAGAGAATATTGGAGACTTATGAGCTTCCTATAGCGTTTGTTCCCAATGGTGGACAGTTGGATGATGCGGTTCTGTTCTATGCGGAAGGCAGAGAATTTCGTTATACCTTTAGCCAGGAACAAGTAGGTATGACCTATTTTGAGTTTGATCCTAAACTATCGGTTTTTCATAATCCGAGTCTGGCTCGGCGGTTTTTGAATGCCAGTTGTGACGTGACACCTGGAGTAACGTCACCAGAAACGGGACGCGGCAGCAATCCAGATGAGCATTTCTCGAATCTCCCCGTCTATCGGGAAATCATCTACCGGCAAATATGGCCTGGCATTGATGTGGTGTTTCAAGGTCACGAAGGGAATATGAAATATGATGTGATACTGCAGCCAGGTGCCCGTTTGGAAGATATTCGGTTCAAATGTGAGGGAGCAGATGAGATCCGGATCGATGATGCCGGTAATTTGTTAATCGTTACCCCCTTCGGGACGTTCATGGACCTCAAACCGGTGGGTTATCAGAAAAAGGATCACATCCAAAACCCAATCGGATACCGGTTTGTCATTAGGGCTGAAGCGGATGGAAGCCAAAGCGTTGGATTTGAGATGACCGAAGGCGATCATAAAGGTCATTCTTTTGTTGGTAACGTATACGCGA
It contains:
- a CDS encoding AraC family transcriptional regulator: MEDKLSSIAIQIHWINDKKTPPVWRDIRNNTSVHSFYWILEGKGTFQTEEEISVEPGMLFYLKPGLEMSMEGDRNDPLRIIMVLVSLISFSMKSHGAYEANDLTQLDLPFMSKYEDSMANEYDNLFKALAEGWVPGQLDSELLTKSILYELLYKSHKQTSSGLLSKTSTSNIYIKVKDELERNYREDIRLNELADRYQISVSYLRSLFQRHMGKSPKSYLSDVRNEHAKKQLLYTELTMKEIAENCGYADEFHFSKSFKQSNGMPPKLFRNKRVLEFKS
- a CDS encoding PAS domain S-box protein, which translates into the protein MLIDHQLENQTLFSQAFQYAPIGMVLAATNGSILKANSTVCSIIGLSEKELLLKTVQEMTHPDDWNLDLAFRHQLIEGMRESYQMEKRLIKQHGEIVWVQITVSLVKDKAGEPLFFISQVLNISDQKRTFNELQKKTRLLIEREQRYRSVVEHAFDFITMHHPDGTYLYASPSCYEVLGYTPEEMIGKSGYEFLHPEDVQVGIQDHMAILQTDKQSNKIVRLRKKDGRYIWTESTSSTLLDSETGEVKEIIIVSRDITERIKKERNLQDNEQRYKSLFDYHPDLIYSMDLEGNYTSINQTFEELMGYTKQEMIENPINFRSVVDPADFEKVEHHFMQAAKGIAQRYEASGINKNGRYTTFDVTNVPIFVNRQIIGVYGIASDITYRKELWKKLEDSQNLYQLISENAQDIISYATPDGVIRYVSPAIKTLLGYESDEYVGKVATDFWHPDDVASFIDKSILQKSDVDTFTCRVCHKQGHYVWFETTAKIIRNENGEIVKVLAVGRDISKRKRAEQELKAAKEQLESFIDRNVDPILILNLEEKVARINHAFEKTYGWTESELVGLNLVDLPNIPIEIRPEAVHSLARIKSIEAFEGHETIRKRKDGIILTVMISSFTMRGENGHINGWAVILRDITDKKQAEELLIRSEKLSIAGQLAAGIAHEIRNPITAIKGFVQLMKSGIVEKKIYLDIMASEIERIEMILSELLILAKPQIIQMERKDIRMLLAQVTPLLDTQAIISNVQIITEFDPEIPPILCDENQLKQVCINFIKNAIEAMPKGGNIVIQLKSKNENPNQLLLRFIDQGCGIPENILSKLGEPFYTTKEKGTGLGFMVSKRIIENHHGEIVVFSEENKGTTIEISLPVAD